In a genomic window of Mauremys reevesii isolate NIE-2019 unplaced genomic scaffold, ASM1616193v1 Contig70, whole genome shotgun sequence:
- the LOC120394630 gene encoding E3 ubiquitin-protein ligase TRIM52-like, which yields MASRRQEKDLQEAVLRSVCWDYCNDMVILKCGHNFCRPCITHGSTTPICVVCRESRSHRDHPVLPVKEAALDYQGGGSRVCFSYRMDIGWGPGPFQQIA from the exons ATGGCCTCGAGAAGACAGGAAAAAGATCTCCAAGAGGCTGTTCTTCGTTCAGTTTGCTGGGATTATTGTAATGACATGGTAATTCTCaagtgtgggcacaatttctgccgacCCTGCATCACTCA TGGATCAACAACTCCCATCTGTGTGGTGTGCAGAGAGTCCCGCAGCCACAGAGACCACCCCGTGCTTCCTGTCAAGGAGGCTGCTCTGGATTACCAG GGTGGAGGGAGCAGGGTTTGCTTCTCATACAGGATGGACATTGGCTGGGGGCCTGGCCCATTCCAGCAGATTGCTTGA